One stretch of Cyclopterus lumpus isolate fCycLum1 chromosome 10, fCycLum1.pri, whole genome shotgun sequence DNA includes these proteins:
- the jakmip1 gene encoding janus kinase and microtubule-interacting protein 1: protein MSSTTPPVAPPPKKGRKLEKLEMMTDSVQVTNEELRSKLLDNQIELQQERGKVCKLRERLQEQRQARELEQHKHAVALTDLRAKLHEEKVREMAAARETLARQHEFELARAIKIKDAEAQRLQGLVNALRDGAADKLKNALLGEAREEARRAFDGERIKLQQEILEQKTARKQAEEAHANTLQADKAKAANLRTAYQQHQDEVHRIKRDCERDIRRLMDELKAKDRVMCALEKELGLQAGFAQKLQLQKEALDEQLGQVREAERHNHGSPKRELVPGLGDNSDLLNNQEVEERDMRRFQLKIAELHSVIRKLEDRNALLADERNELLKRVREAESQMKPMFEKNKRLSKKNDDLLQTLQRMEEKLKNLSRNNAEMKEKAASSRPPSQQQSMQSQLKRPSSLTDLSYAHEEQEVEFLKLQVSEQRGIIDELTQERDRLVMSKKNRRKPPKLSKRHVVETYFGFDEESIDSETSSLTSYNTDLTDRTPATPEEDFEECFSREESELRFRQLTREYQALQRAYALLQEQTGGSLDAEREARTREQLQIDLTSCQAKIFDLEKALVERGQDSKWVEEKQYLLRTNQELHEKMCVSQQAQSRFQAEVQDARDQNELLEFRVLELEERERRSPALNLHMSTFPENSSSALQIYCHQEGVKDVLIPELMKKLDILGDNGNLRNEEQVAVIQAGTVISLCEKWLKQIDCTEAALTQKMIDLENDTELFSKQKGFLEEELDYRKQALDQSYMRIEELEATLYSALQQEQPACQAVAESLTDRQREELRLAVEKLRRQIHRQSRQFDSQILQERMELLQQAQQRIRELEARLDLQKRQVKDIEEKFLFLFLFFSLAFILWP, encoded by the exons ATGTCCTCAACCACACCCCCTGTGGCTCCACCCCCTAAGAAGGGAAGGAAGCTGGAGAAATTGGAGATGATGACCGACTCGGTGCAGGTCACCAACGAGGAACTGAGGAGCAAACTCCTGGACAACCAGATTGAGCTGCAGCAAGAGCGGGGCaag GTATGTAAGCTTCGTGAGCGGCTCCAGGAGCAGCGGCAGGCTCGGGAGCTTGAGCAGCACAAACATGCTGTGGCACTCACTGACCTGCGTGCCAAACTCCATGAAGAAAAGGTCCGCGAGATGGCAGCCGCCCGTGAGACCCTGGCCCGGCAGCATGAATTCGAGCTGGCCCGGGCCATCAAGATCAAGGATGCTGAGGCGCAGAGACTCCAGGGGCTTGTGAACGCACTGAGGGATGGAGCCGCCGACAAGCTCAAAAATGCTCTTCTGGGAGAGGCTCGGGAGGAGGCCAGGAGAGCTTTTGATGGGGAGAGGATAAAGCTACAGCAGGAG atccTGGAGCAAAAGACTGCCAGGAAACAAGCTGAAGAGGCGCATGCAAATACTCTGCAGGCCGATAAAGCCAAAGCAGCGAATCTCCGCACAGCCTACCAACAGCACCAGGATGAGGTGCACCGTATTAAACGTGATTGTGAGAGAGACATCCGCCGACTG ATGGACGAGTTGAAGGCGAAGGACCGGGTGATGTGTGCCCTGGAGAAGGAGCTGGGGCTGCAGGCCGGCTTCGCCCAGAAGCTTCAGCTTCAGAAGGAAGCTCTGGATGAGCAGCTGGGTCAGGTACGAGAGGCTGAGAGACACAACCACGGCAGCCCAAAGAGAGAGCTGGTGCCTGGGCTGGGGGACAACTCAGACCTGCTCAACAACCAG gaggtggaggagcggGACATGAGGAGGTTCCAGCTGAAGATTGCAGAGCTCCACTCGGTCATCAGGAAATTGGAGGACAGAAATGCATTACTGGCTGATGAGAGAAATGAACTT TTGAAACGGGTGCGAGAGGCCGAGAGCCAGATGAAGCCCATGTTTGAGAAGAACAAGCGTCTGTCCAAGAAAAATGACGACCTCCTGCAAACGCTGCAACGCATGGAGGAGAAACTGAAGAACCTGAGCCGAAACAACGCAGAGATG AAGGAAAAAGCCGCCTCCTCTCGGCCCCCCTCACAGCAACAATCCATGCAGTCCCAGCTGAAGCGGCCAAGCTCCCTGACAGACTTGAGCTATGCCCacgaggaacaggaagtggagttccTAAAGCTGCAGGTTTCGGAGCAACGTGGCATCATTGATGAGCTCACGCAG GAACGGGACCGATTGGTGATGAGCAAAAAGAACAGGAGGAAACCTCCCAAATTGTCTAAA aGGCATGTTGTGGAGACATATTTTGGATTTGATGAGGAGTCGATAGACTCTGAGacctcctctctgacctcctACAACACTGACCTCACTGACCGCACACCTGCAACTCCGGAGGAGGATTTTGAAGAG tgtttttcccGTGAAGAGTCTGAGCTTCGTTTCCGTCAGTTGACCAGAGAGTACCAGGCTCTCCAGCGGGCCTATGCCCTTCTCCAAGAGCAGACCGGAGGCTCTCTGGATGCTGAGAGGGAGGCCAGG ACACGTGAGCAGCTGCAGATTGACCTCACCAGCTGCCAGGCCAAGATTTTCGACCTGGAGAAGGCCCTGGTCGAGAGGGGGCAG GATTCAAAGTGGGTGGAGGAGAAGCAGTACTTGCTCAGGACCAACCAGGAACTGCACGAGAAG atgtgtgtgtcgCAGCAGGCGCAGTCAAGGTTTCAGGCTGAGGTTCAAGATGCCCGGGATCAGAATGAGCTGCTCGAGTTCAGGGTGCTTGAACTGGAA GAGAGGGAACGTAGATCTCCTGCCCTCAATCTTCACATGTCGACGTTCCCTGAGAACAGCAGCAGTGCCCTGCAGATCTACTGTCACCAGGAGGGAGTCAAG GATGTACTCATTCCTGAGCTGATGAAGAAACTGGATATCCTGGGGGATAACGGA aATCTCAGAAATGAGGAACAGGTAGCAGTGATCCAAGCAGGGACAGTAATCTCACTGTGTGAAAAG TGGTTGAAGCAGATAGATTGCACTGAGGCCGCCCTCACACAGAAGATGATCGACCTGGAAAATGACACG GAGCTTTTTAGTAAGCAGAAAGGATTCCTCGAGGAAGAGTTGGACTACAGGAAGCAGGCCTTGGATCAGTCCTACATG AGGATCGAGGAGCTGGAGGCCACGCTGTATAGCGCTCTGCAGCAGGAGCAGCCGGCATGCCAGGCGGTGGCCGAGTcgctgacagacaggcagagggagGAGCTGAGGCTCGCCGTGGAAAAGCTGCGGCGTCAGATTCACCGGCAGAGCCGGCAGTTTGACAGTCAGATCTTACAGGAGCGCATGGAGCTCCTACAGCAGGCCCAGCAG AGAATTAGGGAGCTGGAGGCCAGACTTGACTTGCAAAAGAGACAAGTAAAGGACATAGAGGAAAAG tttttgttcctctttttgtttttctctttagcATTTATTCTTTGGCCTTAA